CTTCGCCTTCGAGGAACTGCTGGCCCGCATTCATGCGCTGCTGCGCCGCTCCGAAATGGCGCGGCCGGTGATCCTGACCGTCGCCGATCTTACTTTGGACCCCCAGAGCCACCGAGTCATGCGGGGCGGAATACCTCTCAACTTGACGGCCAAGGAATACGCCATTCTGGAGACGCTCATGCGCCGACCGGGCGAGGTGGTCAGTCGCAGCCGTCTGGCCGAACAGATCTGGATCTCGGATCAGATTGGACTGGACAATTTGATCGATGCCCACATCAGCAATCTGCGCAGGAAGGTGGACATCCCCGGCGCCAACCCCCTGATACATACGGTGCGAGGCCGAGGGTTCCGGCTGGCACTCGAGGAAAACGGACGTGCTTAGCTTCCGCAGGCGACTGGCACTTGTCCATCTCGGCGTAATCG
This is a stretch of genomic DNA from Methyloterricola oryzae. It encodes these proteins:
- a CDS encoding response regulator transcription factor, whose product is MRVLLVEDDRKAAKILSRGLQEEGFVVDVAHSAEHADEQAWMVDYDLILLDWMLPEKEGIAFCGDLRGRGVTTPILMLTAKDTVGNRVAGLNTGADDYLTKPFAFEELLARIHALLRRSEMARPVILTVADLTLDPQSHRVMRGGIPLNLTAKEYAILETLMRRPGEVVSRSRLAEQIWISDQIGLDNLIDAHISNLRRKVDIPGANPLIHTVRGRGFRLALEENGRA